A genomic stretch from Scomber scombrus chromosome 8, fScoSco1.1, whole genome shotgun sequence includes:
- the zranb2 gene encoding zinc finger Ran-binding domain-containing protein 2 isoform X1 encodes MSGKNFRVSDGDWICPDKKCGNVNFARRTSCNRCGREKTTEAKMMKAGGTEIGKTLAEKSRGLFSANDWQCKTCGNVNWARRSECNMCNTPKYAKLEERTGYGGGFNERENVEYIEREESDGEYDEFGRKKKKYRGKTSSTSSSKESEKKEVVKGEEEEEDDEDDEEGDLSKYKLDDDDDDEEEDEEDNDGDLSKYDLDASDDDDKQAKKKGSRSGSSRSRSSSRSSSSSSRSRSRSRSRSSSSSRSGSRSRSHSRSSSRSGKGSSPRKRSRSPSSSPERRQKRSRSRSSSGGRKRRRSRSRSSERFGFLWNTTMALIIISHLSPRLWEFKFTEICSHFPLL; translated from the exons ATGTCGGGGAAGAATTTTCGAGTCAGCGACGGGGACTGGATTTGTCCTGATAAAAA GTGTGGAAATGTGAACTTTGCTCGAAGAACTAGTTGTAACAGATGCGGAAGGG AGAAAACCACAGAGGCAAAGATGATGAAAGCAGGTGGCACAGAGATTGGTAAAACTCTAGCTGAGAAGAGTAGAGGCCTCTTCAGTGCAAATGACTGGCAGTGTAAAAC ATGCGGCAACGTGAATTGGGCGAGGAGGTCAGAGTGCAACATGTGTAACACACCGAAATATGCCAAGCTTGAGGAGAGAACCG GGTATGGTGGAGGATTTAATGAAAGGGAGAATGTGGAATACATTGAACGAGAGGAATCGGACGGTGAATATGATGAG TTCggtaggaaaaagaaaaagtatcgTGGAAAGACCAGCAGCACATCTTCCtcaaaagaaagtgaaaagaaagaagtagtaaaaggtgaagaggaggaagaggatgacgaagatgatgaagagggtGACCTTTCCAAATACAAACTGGAT gatgatgatgatgatgaagaagaagatgaagaagacaaCGACGGAGACCTATCAAAGTATGACCTGGACgccagtgatgatgatgacaagcAGGCTAAGAAAAAGGGCAGCCGATCGGGTTCATCCCGTTCTCGCTCATCCTCGCGCTCCTCCAGCTCCAGTTCACGGTCGAGGTCCAG gtcCCGTTCTAGGAGCTCATCTAGTTCCCGATCTGGATCTCGATCGAGGTCCCACTCCAG ATCCAGCTCCAGGTCTGGAAAGGGCTCCTCTCCCCGCAAGAGGTCCCGCTCACCTTCCTCCTCAcctgagaggagacagaagcGCAGTCGCTCCAGGTCCTCATCTGGAGGGAGAAAACGGAGGCGCTCTAGATCACGTTCGTCCGAAAGGTTTGGGTTTCTGTGGAATACCACAATGGCACTGATTATTATTAGCCATCTATCGCCTCGCTTATGGGAATTCAAATTTACAGAAATATGCTCACATTTTCCATTGTTGTAA
- the zranb2 gene encoding zinc finger Ran-binding domain-containing protein 2 isoform X2 — protein sequence MSGKNFRVSDGDWICPDKKCGNVNFARRTSCNRCGREKTTEAKMMKAGGTEIGKTLAEKSRGLFSANDWQCKTCGNVNWARRSECNMCNTPKYAKLEERTGYGGGFNERENVEYIEREESDGEYDEFGRKKKKYRGKTSSTSSSKESEKKEVVKGEEEEEDDEDDEEGDLSKYKLDDDEEEDEEDNDGDLSKYDLDASDDDDKQAKKKGSRSGSSRSRSSSRSSSSSSRSRSRSRSRSSSSSRSGSRSRSHSRSSSRSGKGSSPRKRSRSPSSSPERRQKRSRSRSSSGGRKRRRSRSRSSERFGFLWNTTMALIIISHLSPRLWEFKFTEICSHFPLL from the exons ATGTCGGGGAAGAATTTTCGAGTCAGCGACGGGGACTGGATTTGTCCTGATAAAAA GTGTGGAAATGTGAACTTTGCTCGAAGAACTAGTTGTAACAGATGCGGAAGGG AGAAAACCACAGAGGCAAAGATGATGAAAGCAGGTGGCACAGAGATTGGTAAAACTCTAGCTGAGAAGAGTAGAGGCCTCTTCAGTGCAAATGACTGGCAGTGTAAAAC ATGCGGCAACGTGAATTGGGCGAGGAGGTCAGAGTGCAACATGTGTAACACACCGAAATATGCCAAGCTTGAGGAGAGAACCG GGTATGGTGGAGGATTTAATGAAAGGGAGAATGTGGAATACATTGAACGAGAGGAATCGGACGGTGAATATGATGAG TTCggtaggaaaaagaaaaagtatcgTGGAAAGACCAGCAGCACATCTTCCtcaaaagaaagtgaaaagaaagaagtagtaaaaggtgaagaggaggaagaggatgacgaagatgatgaagagggtGACCTTTCCAAATACAAACTG gatgatgatgaagaagaagatgaagaagacaaCGACGGAGACCTATCAAAGTATGACCTGGACgccagtgatgatgatgacaagcAGGCTAAGAAAAAGGGCAGCCGATCGGGTTCATCCCGTTCTCGCTCATCCTCGCGCTCCTCCAGCTCCAGTTCACGGTCGAGGTCCAG gtcCCGTTCTAGGAGCTCATCTAGTTCCCGATCTGGATCTCGATCGAGGTCCCACTCCAG ATCCAGCTCCAGGTCTGGAAAGGGCTCCTCTCCCCGCAAGAGGTCCCGCTCACCTTCCTCCTCAcctgagaggagacagaagcGCAGTCGCTCCAGGTCCTCATCTGGAGGGAGAAAACGGAGGCGCTCTAGATCACGTTCGTCCGAAAGGTTTGGGTTTCTGTGGAATACCACAATGGCACTGATTATTATTAGCCATCTATCGCCTCGCTTATGGGAATTCAAATTTACAGAAATATGCTCACATTTTCCATTGTTGTAA
- the zranb2 gene encoding zinc finger Ran-binding domain-containing protein 2 isoform X3 yields the protein MSGKNFRVSDGDWICPDKKCGNVNFARRTSCNRCGREKTTEAKMMKAGGTEIGKTLAEKSRGLFSANDWQCKTCGNVNWARRSECNMCNTPKYAKLEERTGYGGGFNERENVEYIEREESDGEYDEFGRKKKKYRGKTSSTSSSKESEKKEVVKGEEEEEDDEDDEEGDLSKYKLDDDDDDEEEDEEDNDGDLSKYDLDASDDDDKQAKKKGSRSGSSRSRSSSRSSSSSSRSRSRSRSRSSSSSRSGSRSRSHSRSSSRSGKGSSPRKRSRSPSSSPERRQKRSRSRSSSGGRKRRRSRSRSSERRRGHSSGSSHSGSSSKKK from the exons ATGTCGGGGAAGAATTTTCGAGTCAGCGACGGGGACTGGATTTGTCCTGATAAAAA GTGTGGAAATGTGAACTTTGCTCGAAGAACTAGTTGTAACAGATGCGGAAGGG AGAAAACCACAGAGGCAAAGATGATGAAAGCAGGTGGCACAGAGATTGGTAAAACTCTAGCTGAGAAGAGTAGAGGCCTCTTCAGTGCAAATGACTGGCAGTGTAAAAC ATGCGGCAACGTGAATTGGGCGAGGAGGTCAGAGTGCAACATGTGTAACACACCGAAATATGCCAAGCTTGAGGAGAGAACCG GGTATGGTGGAGGATTTAATGAAAGGGAGAATGTGGAATACATTGAACGAGAGGAATCGGACGGTGAATATGATGAG TTCggtaggaaaaagaaaaagtatcgTGGAAAGACCAGCAGCACATCTTCCtcaaaagaaagtgaaaagaaagaagtagtaaaaggtgaagaggaggaagaggatgacgaagatgatgaagagggtGACCTTTCCAAATACAAACTGGAT gatgatgatgatgatgaagaagaagatgaagaagacaaCGACGGAGACCTATCAAAGTATGACCTGGACgccagtgatgatgatgacaagcAGGCTAAGAAAAAGGGCAGCCGATCGGGTTCATCCCGTTCTCGCTCATCCTCGCGCTCCTCCAGCTCCAGTTCACGGTCGAGGTCCAG gtcCCGTTCTAGGAGCTCATCTAGTTCCCGATCTGGATCTCGATCGAGGTCCCACTCCAG ATCCAGCTCCAGGTCTGGAAAGGGCTCCTCTCCCCGCAAGAGGTCCCGCTCACCTTCCTCCTCAcctgagaggagacagaagcGCAGTCGCTCCAGGTCCTCATCTGGAGGGAGAAAACGGAGGCGCTCTAGATCACGTTCGTCCGAAAG GCGCCGCGGCCACTCCTCTGGATCCTCCCATTCTGGCTCCAGttcaaaaaagaaataa
- the ptger3 gene encoding prostaglandin E2 receptor EP3 subtype, which yields MTWDGCDFLEGLQTTVGEMLGANVSKSLRECNATKNSSCGYVSVGFPITMMITGMVGNSLALILVYISYRKKENKRKKSFLLCIGSLALTDLFGQLLTSPIVISVYRADLKWERIDSSGNLCAFFGVCMTTFGLCALFLASAMAIERAMAITNPHWYSNHMKTSVTKQTLVAIWCLVLLFALLPVAGVGKYTRQWPGTWCFISTGDREVPGNMFFSITFAVLGIFSLLVTVSCNVMTIRGLIIRCKTKSGTSQSSKQWERLTTETVIQLLGIMCVLVICWSPLLVLMLRMISTQVSSHECNSPAGSFNHTSGRDVQLDCNFFLTAIRLASLNQILDPWVYLLFREILLRKFCIMANAVTNCSIEEHKETPTALDALNKPNKDNNSLHKRQSS from the exons ATGACCTGGGACGGTTGTGATTTTCTTGAGGGCTTGCAAACCACCGTTGGGGAGATGCTGGGCGCCAACGTTTCCAAATCATTGCGCGAATGCAATGCCACCAAGAACTCCAGTTGTGGATATGTATCAGTTGGTTTCCCTATAACCATGATGATCACTGGCATGGTGGGAAACTCATTAGCTCTTATTCTGGTGTATATCTCctacagaaagaaggaaaataaaaggaaaaagtcGTTCTTACTTTGCATTGGATCGCTGGCGTTGACTGACCTGTTTGGACAGCTTTTGACAAGTCCGATAGTAATATCAGTTTACCGAGCTGATCTGAAATGGGAGCGTATCGACTCATCAGGCAATTTATGCGCCTTTTTTGGCGTGTGCATGACAACTTTTGGCCTGTGCGCCCTCTTCTTGGCCAGTGCCATGGCAATTGAAAGAGCTATGGCGATAACAAACCCCCATTGGTACTCTAATCACATGAAGACAAGTGTGACAAAGCAGACTCTGGTTGCTATATGGTGCCTTGTGTTGCTCTTTGCGCTGCTGCCCGTTGCAGGGGTCGGGAAATACACGCGCCAGTGGCCGGGTACCTGGTGCTTTATCAGCACCGGGGACAGAGAAGTCCCGGGCAATATGTTTTTCTCCATCACTTTCGCTGTACTAGGGATTTTCTCTCTGCTTGTAACAGTTTCCTGCAATGTGATGACGATCCGGGGCTTAATTATCCGGTGTAAAACAAAGTCTGGCACGTCTCAGTCATCAAAGCAGTGGGAACGGCTCACCACGGAGACCGTCATTCAGCTATTAGGGATTATGTGCGTCCTGGTTATATGCTGGTCTCCTCTACTG GTGCTGATGCTGCGGATGATCTCCACCCAAGTATCCTCCCATGAATGCAATTCACCGGCAGGGTCCTTTAATCACACCTCTGGCCGAGACGTCCAGTTAGACTGTAATTTCTTTCTGACAGCCATCCGTCTTGCCTCTCTCAACCAGATCCTGGACCCATGGGTCTATTTGCTCTTCAGGGAGATCCTCCTCCGCAAGTTCTGCATCATGGCTAATGCTGTGACCAACTGCTCCATAGAGGAACACAAGGAGACCCCAACAGCACTGGATGCTCTTAACAAGccaaacaaagacaacaacagCCTTCATAAACGACAGAGTAGCTAA